AAAAATGGCTCTTTATGCTGGTAAACAAAATATTTGTATTCACGACTGATCGCATCAAAACGGCAATGAGCATCCACCTTTGCTTCGTAAATTCTTTTTATTACAATATCTTCAGGAAGAATTGCATTTAAGTTATAAATGCTGTTTTCCAAAACAGATTCTTCAGGAAGATTATCTGCATCAAAATGAAAAAAATTCTGCAACGCATGCACGCCTGCATCGGTGCGTGAAGAGCCCGTCAGTTCAAAGCTTTCACGAAAAAATATTTGTAACGCCTTCTCTATTTCTGCCTGTATGGAGTTAGCATTTTGTTGGATCTGGAAGCCTGAATAATTAGTTCCTTTATAAGACAGTTCTATAAAATAACGAGGCATTTCTTATTGATTTACCAATGCTTTAAACTGGTTGATATAAGAGGATTCTGTTAACTGAGACTGCAAAGAACCAAAATTTTGCAGATCGGAAGTAAATGAATATGCCACCGTAAAGAACTTATATCTGCCGGCATCATTCAAAAATAAAACGCTTAGGTTTTTGATCTGCACGGTGTTAAAGCATTTTGTCTT
The Ferruginibacter albus DNA segment above includes these coding regions:
- the truA gene encoding tRNA pseudouridine(38-40) synthase TruA, producing MPRYFIELSYKGTNYSGFQIQQNANSIQAEIEKALQIFFRESFELTGSSRTDAGVHALQNFFHFDADNLPEESVLENSIYNLNAILPEDIVIKRIYEAKVDAHCRFDAISREYKYFVYQHKEPFLADRAFYFPYKLDIELLQEAANILTDYNDFTSFSKRNTQVKTFLCSIIKSEWLIEKDTIVYNVKANRFLRGMVRGLAGTMLKVGTGKLSLEEFISVIESKDSTKADFSVPPQALFLVKVEY